The following are from one region of the Populus trichocarpa isolate Nisqually-1 chromosome 8, P.trichocarpa_v4.1, whole genome shotgun sequence genome:
- the LOC18101433 gene encoding ent-kaur-16-ene synthase, chloroplastic isoform X2, which produces MSCIRPWFCPSSISATLTDPASKLVTGEFKTTSLNFHGTKERIKKMFDKIELSVSSYDTAWVAMVPSPDCPETPCFPECTKWILENQLGDGSWSLPHGNPLLVKDALSSTLACILALKRWGIGEEQINKGLRFIELNSASVTDNEQHKPIGFDIIFPGMIEYAKDLDLNLPLKPTDINSMLHRRALELTSGGGKNLEGRRAYLAYVSEGIGKLQDWEMAMKYQRKNGSLFNSPSTTAAAFIHIQDAECLHYIRSLLQKFGNAVPTIYPLDIYARLSMVDALERLGIDRHFRKERKFVLDETYRFWLQGEEEIFSDNATCALAFRILRLNGYDVSLDTLNQFSEDHFSNSLGGYLKDSGAALELYRALQLSYPDESLLEKQNSRTSYFLKQGLSNVSLCGDRLRKNIIGEVHDALNFPDHANLQRLAIRRRIKHYATDDTRILKTSYRCSTIGNQDFLKLAVEDFNICQSIQREEFKHIERWVVERRLDKLKFARQKEAYCYFSAAATLFAPELSDARMSWAKNGVLTTVVDDFFDVGGSEEELVNLIELIERWDVNGSADFCSEEVEIIYSAIHSTISEIGEKSFGWQGRDVKSHVIKIWLDLLKSTLTEAQWSSNKSVPTLDEYMTTAHVSFALGPIVLPALYFVGPKLSEEVAGHPELLNLYKVTSTCGRLLNDWRSFKRESEEGKLNAISLYMIHSGGASTEEETIEHFKGLIDSQRRQLLQLVLQEKDSIIPRPCKDLFWNMIKLLHTFYMKDDGFTSNEMRNVVKAIINEPISLDEL; this is translated from the exons ATGTCTTGCATTCGTCCCTGGTTCTGCCCTTCTTCTATATCAG CAACCCTGACAGACCCTGCATCAAAATTAGTCACAGGAGAATTCAAGACAACCAGTCTG AACTTTCATGGAACTAAGGAAAGGATCAAGAAGATGTTTGATAAGATTGAATTGTCAGTGTCTTCATATGACACTGCTTGGGTGGCAATGGTCCCATCTCCAGATTGTCCGGAAACTCCTTGTTTTCCAGAGTGCACAAAATGGATTTTGGAAAATCAACTTGGTGATGGCTCCTGGAGTCTTCCTCATGGCAATCCATTATTAGTTAAGGATGCTCTTTCATCTACATTAGCGTGCATCCTTGCATTGAAGCGATGGGGTATCGGTgaagaacaaataaataaag GCCTTCGATTTATTGAGTTGAATTCCGCTTCAGTTACGGATAACGAGCAACATAAACCAATTGGATTTGATATAATATTTCCTGGCATGATTGAATATGCCAAAGATTTGGATTTGAACCTCCCTTTGAAGCCGACAGATATAAATTCCATGCTCCACAGGAGGGCTTTGGAGCTTACAAG TGGCGGTGGCAAGAACTTGGAGGGAAGAAGAGCCTACTTAGCATATGTTTCGGAAGGAATTGGAAAATTACAGGATTGGGAAATGGCCATGAAATATCAAAGAAAGAATGGATCACTGTTCAATTCACCATCCACCACAGCAGCTGCCTTTATTCATATTCAAGATGCTGAGTGTCTCCATTATATTCGTTCACTCTTACAGAAGTTTGGGAATGCAG TTCCAACCATTTATCCTTTGGATATATATGCTCGTCTTTCTATGGTTGATGCTCTTGAAAGGTTGGGAATCGATCGGCATTttaggaaggaaagaaaatttgTTTTGGACGAAACATACCG ATTTTGGTTGCAGGGGGAGGAAGAGATATTTTCTGATAATGCCACTTGTGCTTTGGCATTTAGGATATTACGTTTGAACGGATATGATGTCTCTCTAG ATACACTAAACCAATTTTCAGAAGATCATTTCTCTAATTCACTGGGAGGATATTTGAAGGATTCGGGAGCTGCCTTAGAGTTGTACAGAGCTCTGCAGCTAAGTTATCCAGATGAATCACTtctggaaaaacaaaattctcgGACAAGCTATTTCCTGAAACAGGGATTATCCAACGTTTCACTTTGTGGAGATAGGCTTCGTAAAAATATTATCGGAGAG GTGCATGATGCTCTCAATTTTCCTGACCATGCAAATTTGCAACGCTTAGCTATCAGAAGAAGAATTAAACATTATGCTACAGATGATACGAGGATTTTGAAAACTTCGTATCG TTGTTCGACTATTGGTAACCAGGATTTTCTCAAATTGGCTGTAGAAGACTTCAATATCTGTCAATCAATACAGCGTGAAGAATTTAAACATATCGAGAG GTGGGTTGTAGAGAGGAGACTGGACAAGCTAAAGTTTGCTAGGCAGAAGGAGGCCTACTGTTACTTCTCTGCTGCAGCAACTCTCTTCGCTCCAGAACTATCTGATGCACGCATGTCATGGGCAAAAAATGGTGTGCTTACTACTGTTGTTGATGACTTCTTTGATGTTGGTGGTTCTGAAGAAGAACTGGTAAACcttattgaattgattgagag GTGGGATGTCAATGGCAGTGCTGATTTTTGTTCTGAGGAAGTTGAGATCATATATTCGGCAATTCACAGCACTATAAGTGAGATAGGAGAAAAATCTTTCGGATGGCAAGGACGCGATGTGAAAAGCCATGTTATCAAGATT TGGTTGGATTTGCTCAAATCCACGTTGACAGAGGCACAATGGTCAAGTAACAAATCAGTGCCAACCCTTGATGAATATATGACAACTGCACATGTATCGTTCGCCCTAGGGCCTATTGTCCTTCCAGCTCTGTATTTTGTGGGGCCTAAGCTTTCAGAGGAGGTTGCTGGACATCCTGAATTGCTTAATCTATACAAGGTTACGAGCACTTGCGGGCGTCTGCTCAATGACTGGAGAAGCTTTAAG AGAGAATCTGAAGAAGGGAAATTGAATGCCATCTCATTGTACATGATTCACAGCGGTGGTGCTTCAACTGAAGAAGAGACCATTGAACATTTTAAAGGATTGATCGACAGCCAGAGAAGACAATTGCTTCAATTAGTTTTGCAGGAAAAGGATAGTATAATTCCTAGACCCTGCAAGGATTTGTTTTGGAACATGATAAAACTATTGCACACGTTCTACATGAAGGATGATGGATTCACTTCAAACGAGATGAGAAATGTTGTCAAGGCAATAATAAATGAACCCATCTCTCTAGATGAATTATAA
- the LOC18101433 gene encoding ent-kaur-16-ene synthase, chloroplastic isoform X3 — translation MSCSRPWFCPSSISATLTDPASKLVTGEFKTTSLNFHGTKERIKKMFDKIELSVSSYDTAWVAMVPSPDCPETPCFPECTKWILENQLGDGSWSLPHGNPLLVKDALSSTLACILALKRWGIGEEQINKGLRFIELNSASVTDNEQHKPIGFDIIFPGMIEYAKDLDLNLPLKPTDINSMLHRRALELTSGGGKNLEGRRAYLAYVSEGIGKLQDWEMAMKYQRKNGSLFNSPSTTAAAFIHIQDAECLHYIRSLLQKFGNAVPTIYPLDIYARLSMVDALERLGIDRHFRKERKFVLDETYRFWLQGEEEIFSDNATCALAFRILRLNGYDVSLDTLNQFSEDHFSNSLGGYLKDSGAALELYRALQLSYPDESLLEKQNSRTSYFLKQGLSNVSLCGDRLRKNIIGEVHDALNFPDHANLQRLAIRRRIKHYATDDTRILKTSYRCSTIGNQDFLKLAVEDFNICQSIQREEFKHIERWVVERRLDKLKFARQKEAYCYFSAAATLFAPELSDARMSWAKNGVLTTVVDDFFDVGGSEEELVNLIELIERWDVNGSADFCSEEVEIIYSAIHSTISEIGEKSFGWQGRDVKSHVIKIWLDLLKSTLTEAQWSSNKSVPTLDEYMTTAHVSFALGPIVLPALYFVGPKLSEEVAGHPELLNLYKVTSTCGRLLNDWRSFKRESEEGKLNAISLYMIHSGGASTEEETIEHFKGLIDSQRRQLLQLVLQEKDSIIPRPCKDLFWNMIKLLHTFYMKDDGFTSNEMRNVVKAIINEPISLDEL, via the exons CAACCCTGACAGACCCTGCATCAAAATTAGTCACAGGAGAATTCAAGACAACCAGTCTG AACTTTCATGGAACTAAGGAAAGGATCAAGAAGATGTTTGATAAGATTGAATTGTCAGTGTCTTCATATGACACTGCTTGGGTGGCAATGGTCCCATCTCCAGATTGTCCGGAAACTCCTTGTTTTCCAGAGTGCACAAAATGGATTTTGGAAAATCAACTTGGTGATGGCTCCTGGAGTCTTCCTCATGGCAATCCATTATTAGTTAAGGATGCTCTTTCATCTACATTAGCGTGCATCCTTGCATTGAAGCGATGGGGTATCGGTgaagaacaaataaataaag GCCTTCGATTTATTGAGTTGAATTCCGCTTCAGTTACGGATAACGAGCAACATAAACCAATTGGATTTGATATAATATTTCCTGGCATGATTGAATATGCCAAAGATTTGGATTTGAACCTCCCTTTGAAGCCGACAGATATAAATTCCATGCTCCACAGGAGGGCTTTGGAGCTTACAAG TGGCGGTGGCAAGAACTTGGAGGGAAGAAGAGCCTACTTAGCATATGTTTCGGAAGGAATTGGAAAATTACAGGATTGGGAAATGGCCATGAAATATCAAAGAAAGAATGGATCACTGTTCAATTCACCATCCACCACAGCAGCTGCCTTTATTCATATTCAAGATGCTGAGTGTCTCCATTATATTCGTTCACTCTTACAGAAGTTTGGGAATGCAG TTCCAACCATTTATCCTTTGGATATATATGCTCGTCTTTCTATGGTTGATGCTCTTGAAAGGTTGGGAATCGATCGGCATTttaggaaggaaagaaaatttgTTTTGGACGAAACATACCG ATTTTGGTTGCAGGGGGAGGAAGAGATATTTTCTGATAATGCCACTTGTGCTTTGGCATTTAGGATATTACGTTTGAACGGATATGATGTCTCTCTAG ATACACTAAACCAATTTTCAGAAGATCATTTCTCTAATTCACTGGGAGGATATTTGAAGGATTCGGGAGCTGCCTTAGAGTTGTACAGAGCTCTGCAGCTAAGTTATCCAGATGAATCACTtctggaaaaacaaaattctcgGACAAGCTATTTCCTGAAACAGGGATTATCCAACGTTTCACTTTGTGGAGATAGGCTTCGTAAAAATATTATCGGAGAG GTGCATGATGCTCTCAATTTTCCTGACCATGCAAATTTGCAACGCTTAGCTATCAGAAGAAGAATTAAACATTATGCTACAGATGATACGAGGATTTTGAAAACTTCGTATCG TTGTTCGACTATTGGTAACCAGGATTTTCTCAAATTGGCTGTAGAAGACTTCAATATCTGTCAATCAATACAGCGTGAAGAATTTAAACATATCGAGAG GTGGGTTGTAGAGAGGAGACTGGACAAGCTAAAGTTTGCTAGGCAGAAGGAGGCCTACTGTTACTTCTCTGCTGCAGCAACTCTCTTCGCTCCAGAACTATCTGATGCACGCATGTCATGGGCAAAAAATGGTGTGCTTACTACTGTTGTTGATGACTTCTTTGATGTTGGTGGTTCTGAAGAAGAACTGGTAAACcttattgaattgattgagag GTGGGATGTCAATGGCAGTGCTGATTTTTGTTCTGAGGAAGTTGAGATCATATATTCGGCAATTCACAGCACTATAAGTGAGATAGGAGAAAAATCTTTCGGATGGCAAGGACGCGATGTGAAAAGCCATGTTATCAAGATT TGGTTGGATTTGCTCAAATCCACGTTGACAGAGGCACAATGGTCAAGTAACAAATCAGTGCCAACCCTTGATGAATATATGACAACTGCACATGTATCGTTCGCCCTAGGGCCTATTGTCCTTCCAGCTCTGTATTTTGTGGGGCCTAAGCTTTCAGAGGAGGTTGCTGGACATCCTGAATTGCTTAATCTATACAAGGTTACGAGCACTTGCGGGCGTCTGCTCAATGACTGGAGAAGCTTTAAG AGAGAATCTGAAGAAGGGAAATTGAATGCCATCTCATTGTACATGATTCACAGCGGTGGTGCTTCAACTGAAGAAGAGACCATTGAACATTTTAAAGGATTGATCGACAGCCAGAGAAGACAATTGCTTCAATTAGTTTTGCAGGAAAAGGATAGTATAATTCCTAGACCCTGCAAGGATTTGTTTTGGAACATGATAAAACTATTGCACACGTTCTACATGAAGGATGATGGATTCACTTCAAACGAGATGAGAAATGTTGTCAAGGCAATAATAAATGAACCCATCTCTCTAGATGAATTATAA
- the LOC18101433 gene encoding ent-kaur-16-ene synthase, chloroplastic isoform X4: protein MSCSRPWFCPSSISATLTDPASKLVTGEFKITSLNFHGTKERIKKMFDKIELSVSSYDTAWVAMVPSPDCPETPCFPECTKWILENQLGDGSWSLPHGNPLLVKDALSSTLACILALKRWGIGEEQINKGLRFIELNSASVTDNEQHKPIGFDIIFPGMIEYAKDLDLNLPLKPTDINSMLHRRALELTSGGGKNLEGRRAYLAYVSEGIGKLQDWEMAMKYQRKNGSLFNSPSTTAAAFIHIQDAECLHYIRSLLQKFGNAVPTIYPLDIYARLSMVDALERLGIDRHFRKERKFVLDETYRFWLQGEEEIFSDNATCALAFRILRLNGYDVSLDTLNQFSEDHFSNSLGGYLKDSGAALELYRALQLSYPDESLLEKQNSRTSYFLKQGLSNVSLCGDRLRKNIIGEVHDALNFPDHANLQRLAIRRRIKHYATDDTRILKTSYRCSTIGNQDFLKLAVEDFNICQSIQREEFKHIERWVVERRLDKLKFARQKEAYCYFSAAATLFAPELSDARMSWAKNGVLTTVVDDFFDVGGSEEELVNLIELIERWDVNGSADFCSEEVEIIYSAIHSTISEIGEKSFGWQGRDVKSHVIKIWLDLLKSTLTEAQWSSNKSVPTLDEYMTTAHVSFALGPIVLPALYFVGPKLSEEVAGHPELLNLYKVTSTCGRLLNDWRSFKRESEEGKLNAISLYMIHSGGASTEEETIEHFKGLIDSQRRQLLQLVLQEKDSIIPRPCKDLFWNMIKLLHTFYMKDDGFTSNEMRNVVKAIINEPISLDEL from the exons AACTTTCATGGAACTAAGGAAAGGATCAAGAAGATGTTTGATAAGATTGAATTGTCAGTGTCTTCATATGACACTGCTTGGGTGGCAATGGTCCCATCTCCAGATTGTCCGGAAACTCCTTGTTTTCCAGAGTGCACAAAATGGATTTTGGAAAATCAACTTGGTGATGGCTCCTGGAGTCTTCCTCATGGCAATCCATTATTAGTTAAGGATGCTCTTTCATCTACATTAGCGTGCATCCTTGCATTGAAGCGATGGGGTATCGGTgaagaacaaataaataaag GCCTTCGATTTATTGAGTTGAATTCCGCTTCAGTTACGGATAACGAGCAACATAAACCAATTGGATTTGATATAATATTTCCTGGCATGATTGAATATGCCAAAGATTTGGATTTGAACCTCCCTTTGAAGCCGACAGATATAAATTCCATGCTCCACAGGAGGGCTTTGGAGCTTACAAG TGGCGGTGGCAAGAACTTGGAGGGAAGAAGAGCCTACTTAGCATATGTTTCGGAAGGAATTGGAAAATTACAGGATTGGGAAATGGCCATGAAATATCAAAGAAAGAATGGATCACTGTTCAATTCACCATCCACCACAGCAGCTGCCTTTATTCATATTCAAGATGCTGAGTGTCTCCATTATATTCGTTCACTCTTACAGAAGTTTGGGAATGCAG TTCCAACCATTTATCCTTTGGATATATATGCTCGTCTTTCTATGGTTGATGCTCTTGAAAGGTTGGGAATCGATCGGCATTttaggaaggaaagaaaatttgTTTTGGACGAAACATACCG ATTTTGGTTGCAGGGGGAGGAAGAGATATTTTCTGATAATGCCACTTGTGCTTTGGCATTTAGGATATTACGTTTGAACGGATATGATGTCTCTCTAG ATACACTAAACCAATTTTCAGAAGATCATTTCTCTAATTCACTGGGAGGATATTTGAAGGATTCGGGAGCTGCCTTAGAGTTGTACAGAGCTCTGCAGCTAAGTTATCCAGATGAATCACTtctggaaaaacaaaattctcgGACAAGCTATTTCCTGAAACAGGGATTATCCAACGTTTCACTTTGTGGAGATAGGCTTCGTAAAAATATTATCGGAGAG GTGCATGATGCTCTCAATTTTCCTGACCATGCAAATTTGCAACGCTTAGCTATCAGAAGAAGAATTAAACATTATGCTACAGATGATACGAGGATTTTGAAAACTTCGTATCG TTGTTCGACTATTGGTAACCAGGATTTTCTCAAATTGGCTGTAGAAGACTTCAATATCTGTCAATCAATACAGCGTGAAGAATTTAAACATATCGAGAG GTGGGTTGTAGAGAGGAGACTGGACAAGCTAAAGTTTGCTAGGCAGAAGGAGGCCTACTGTTACTTCTCTGCTGCAGCAACTCTCTTCGCTCCAGAACTATCTGATGCACGCATGTCATGGGCAAAAAATGGTGTGCTTACTACTGTTGTTGATGACTTCTTTGATGTTGGTGGTTCTGAAGAAGAACTGGTAAACcttattgaattgattgagag GTGGGATGTCAATGGCAGTGCTGATTTTTGTTCTGAGGAAGTTGAGATCATATATTCGGCAATTCACAGCACTATAAGTGAGATAGGAGAAAAATCTTTCGGATGGCAAGGACGCGATGTGAAAAGCCATGTTATCAAGATT TGGTTGGATTTGCTCAAATCCACGTTGACAGAGGCACAATGGTCAAGTAACAAATCAGTGCCAACCCTTGATGAATATATGACAACTGCACATGTATCGTTCGCCCTAGGGCCTATTGTCCTTCCAGCTCTGTATTTTGTGGGGCCTAAGCTTTCAGAGGAGGTTGCTGGACATCCTGAATTGCTTAATCTATACAAGGTTACGAGCACTTGCGGGCGTCTGCTCAATGACTGGAGAAGCTTTAAG AGAGAATCTGAAGAAGGGAAATTGAATGCCATCTCATTGTACATGATTCACAGCGGTGGTGCTTCAACTGAAGAAGAGACCATTGAACATTTTAAAGGATTGATCGACAGCCAGAGAAGACAATTGCTTCAATTAGTTTTGCAGGAAAAGGATAGTATAATTCCTAGACCCTGCAAGGATTTGTTTTGGAACATGATAAAACTATTGCACACGTTCTACATGAAGGATGATGGATTCACTTCAAACGAGATGAGAAATGTTGTCAAGGCAATAATAAATGAACCCATCTCTCTAGATGAATTATAA
- the LOC18101436 gene encoding inosine-5'-monophosphate dehydrogenase 2, translated as MATEFEDGFPAEKLFNQGYSYTYDDVIFLPHYIDFPTDAVNLSTKLSRNVPLSIPWVSSPMDTVTESYMASAMAALGGIGIVHSNVTPSEQADMIRSVKSRRVPILSSPVFKAPDSRIADEFDSHDVPFVLVTQSGTQKTKLLGYVAKSDWLGLKDKEIKLGEVMRTDANVCVPWDYDLRQIDGKLKEEGRDFVVVEEGGEVVDAVTKEEVDRVKGYPKLGKGTVGSDGRWMVGAAIGTRDSDKERLEQLVKAGVDVIVLDSSQGNSVYQVEMIKYVKQTYPELDVIGGNVVTMSQAQNLIKAGVDGLRVGMGSGSICTTQEVCAVGRGQATAVYKVSSIAAQSGIPVIADGGISFSGHIVKALVLGASTVMMGSFLAGSTEAPGAYEYDEKKKCRVKKYRGMGSLEAMTKGSDQRYLGDTAKLKIAQGVVGAVADKGSVLKLVPYTMQAVKQGFQDLGASSLQSAHDLLRSKTLRLEVRTAAAQVEGGVHGLTSHEKKAF; from the exons aTGGCGACAGAATTCGAAGACGGTTTTCCCGCCGAAAAACTCTTCAACCAAGGCTACTCCTACACATACGACGATGTCATTTTTCTCCCTCACTACATCGACTTCCCAACCGACGCCGTTAACCTCTCAACTAAACTCTCCCGCAATGTCCCCCTCTCTATCCCATGGGTTTCCTCTCCCATGGACACCGTCACTGAGTCCTACATGGCTTCAGCGATGGCGGCGCTCGGTGGAATTGGGATTGTTCACTCTAATGTAACACCGTCTGAGCAAGCTGATATGATCAGATCCGTCAAGTCACGCCGCGTGCCTATATTGTCGAGTCCAGTTTTTAAGGCGCCTGATTCACGGATTGCTGACGAGTTTGACAGCCATGATGTTCCTTTTGTTCTTGTCACTCAATcag GGACTCAGAAGACGAAGTTGCTGGGGTATGTTGCGAAGTCTGATTGGTTGGGtttgaaagataaagaaattaaattgggggAGGTCATGCGCACGGATGCGAACGTGTGCGTGCCGTGGGATTATGATTTGAGGCAGATTGATGGGAAGTTAAAAGAGGAAGGGCGTGATtttgtggtggtggaggagggagGAGAGGTGGTGGATGCGGTGACGAAGGAGGAGGTTGACAGGGTGAAGGGATATCCTAAGCTAGGGAAGGGAACGGTGGGGTCTGATGGGAGGTGGATGGTTGGGGCGGCGATTGGGACAAGGGATTCGGATAAGGAGAGGTTGGAGCAGTTGGTGAAAGCAGGGGTTGATGTTATTGTGCTGGATAGTTCACAAGGGAATTCTGTTTATCAGGTTGAGATGATTAAGTATGTGAAACAGACCTATCCGGAGCTAGATGTGATCGGTGGGAATGTGGTGACAATGAGTCAAGCACAGAATTTGATCAAGGCAGGTGTAGATGGGTTGAGAGTTGGTATGGGGTCTGGGTCCATATGCACCACACAAGAGGTTTGTGCAGTTGGGCGAGGACAG GCAACTGCTGTTTACAAGGTTTCATCCATTGCCGCACAAAGTGGCATTCCTGTTATTGCAGATGGTGGCATTTCATTCTCAGGGCATATTGTCAAGGCCCTGGTGCTTGGGGCATCTACTGTAATGATGGGAAGCTTTTTAGCCGGAAGTACTGAAGCTCCTGGGGCTTATGAGTACGATGAGAAG AAAAAATGCCGTGTTAAAAAATATCGTGGCATGGGCTCCCTTGAAGCAATGACTAAAGGGAGTGATCAAAGATACCTGGGTGATACTGCTAAGCTAAAGATTGCTCAGGGAGTTGTAGGAGCAGTTGCTGATAAAGGTTCTGTTTTGAAGTTAGTACCTTACACTATGCAAGCAGTAAAGCAAGGGTTCCAGGATCTTGGTGCTTCGTCGTTGCAGTCTGCTCATGATTTGTTAAGGTCAAAGACACTTAGGCTTGAG GTACGGACAGCGGCAGCACAAGTTGAGGGTGGAGTTCATGGACTGACTTCACATGAGAAGAAAGCCTTTTGA
- the LOC18101437 gene encoding extensin — translation MEISKGCKRVCILLLYLTIAATPFTLCNARRSVRLFKGPVHARSSVNRHAKKLKVTEHFDLASLLLQKETMDSSNAGPYVSSPFTLPPYDSLGPISLPDNAPPFCIYPPNTPQPPSTTIPTPAGYVPSSSPPPFSYLPPALPILNPPPSPTGVVPSPPEFTPIPNPPEIVPSPPGVTPSTPEVVPGPPVNIPGTPEVAVPSPPGTIPGTPESVPSPTIYVPSPPEAEPGPPYYEPSPPSYIPSPPIFVPSPTGFVPSPRIFHPPVVYPPPTGPPSPRTSPYTALWCVAKPSVPDPIIQEAMNYACGSGADCDSIQPSGSCFEPNTLFAHASYAFNSYWQRTKVAGGTCSFGGTAMLVTVDPSYDGCQFMYA, via the exons ATGGAAATAAGCAAAGGTTGCAAGAGAGTTTGCATTCTACTGCTCTATTTGACGATTGCAGCTACCCCATTCACTCTTTGCA ATGCAAGAAGATCAGTGCGCTTATTTAAAGGTCCAGTGCATGCAAGAAGCTCGGTAAACAGACatgcaaagaaattaaaagtgacAGAGCACTTTGACTTGGCTTCATTACTACTGCAAAAGGAAACGATGGATTCATCGAATGCTGGTCCCTATGTGAGCTCACCATTTACCTTGCCACCTTATGATTCATTAGGACCAATTTCATTGCCCGATAATGCCCCTCCATTCTGCATTTATCCTCCAAACACCCCACAACCCCCTTCCACGACAATTCCAACTCCAGCAGGATACGTGCCATCTTCATCTCCACCACCCTTCTCTTATCTACCACCGGCTCTTCCCATCCTAAACCCACCTCCAAGCCCAACTGGTGTGGTACCAAGCCCGCCCGAATTTACCCCGATTCCCAATCCACCCGAAATAGTACCTAGTCCACCTGGTGTCACTCCAAGCACGCCAGAAGTTGTGCCTGGCCCACCCGTCAACATTCCGGGAACACCAGAAGTTGCCGTCCCAAGTCCGCCAGGTACCATCCCAGGCACGCCGGAATCAGTGCCTAGCCCGACCATCTATGTTCCAAGCCCACCAGAAGCTGAACCTGGTCCCCCCTATTACGAGCCTAGCCCACCAAGCTATATCCCTAGCCCGCCCATTTTTGTGCCATCTCCAACTGGATTTGTTCCAAGCCCGCGGATTTTTCACCCACCTGTTGTGTATCCACCTCCGACAGGGCCACCATCTCCAAGAACAAGCCCGTACACAGCCTTATGGTGTGTTGCCAAGCCTTCGGTGCCCGATCCAATCATTCAAGAAGCAATGAACTACGCTTGTGGGTCTGGGGCAGATTGTGACTCGATTCAACCGAGCGGGTCATGCTTTGAGCCCAACACATTGTTTGCACATGCTTCCTATGCCTTCAATAGTTACTGGCAGAGGACCAAAGTTGCTGGTGGCACTTGTTCCTTTGGAGGCACTGCCATGCTAGTCACCGTTGATCCTA GCTATGATGGCTGTCAATTTATGTACGCGTGA